A DNA window from Bacteroidota bacterium contains the following coding sequences:
- a CDS encoding flippase, which produces MESKTRSWRDRLKGQDNLAQFIRGSGGGFAIKILSTAVIFASTMSLTRLLGKEEWGAYSFAIAWLSTLLIIARFGFNKSVIRYVAAYRSKQDWSRISGFIKYGQRTSLKIATGLSLSVGLIVFLCRPYIINKYGDDAFFNSLMIALIFLPLVARLEIQEGILDGFKRVVLSQLSMRTLRPALIAILLISIYHLTEIGQFLRPEGDTVMHAELAIIINLFATICAVLLSFWLIRRTVPGEVGKAKPSYEKKEWLSTSQDMMLTSGFNYILISADSLMLGLLIDTDAVGVYRIASQVAVAIVIALTAMNGILHPIVADLYANNKRQELQRIVSIGANAVFAISIIGGLILYFSADFLPLLFGAEYIEPIPLLRILIFGQIFNACAGPAVLLLNMTGHQRDAAKIMAFGAILNLGLNAVLITNMGIKGAAIATIITTLLWNIAAALVVWRRLRIVSFALWWPRNKKSS; this is translated from the coding sequence ATGGAAAGCAAAACGCGCAGTTGGAGAGACCGATTAAAAGGACAGGATAACCTGGCCCAGTTTATCCGCGGCTCAGGGGGTGGCTTTGCTATCAAGATTTTATCGACGGCGGTCATTTTTGCCTCCACGATGTCGCTCACGCGCCTCCTGGGCAAAGAAGAATGGGGGGCTTATTCATTTGCCATTGCCTGGCTGAGCACCCTCTTGATCATCGCCCGATTTGGATTTAACAAGTCGGTCATCCGGTATGTAGCAGCCTACCGATCCAAGCAGGATTGGTCGCGCATAAGCGGCTTCATCAAGTACGGACAGCGGACCTCGCTTAAAATTGCAACAGGGCTATCGCTTTCGGTCGGACTTATCGTATTTCTCTGCCGGCCTTACATCATCAACAAGTACGGGGATGACGCATTTTTCAATTCCCTGATGATCGCGCTGATCTTTCTGCCACTGGTTGCGCGATTAGAAATCCAGGAAGGCATTCTGGATGGCTTTAAACGCGTGGTGCTCTCTCAGCTTTCCATGCGCACGTTACGGCCGGCGCTGATTGCAATCCTGCTGATTTCGATATATCACCTCACGGAGATTGGTCAGTTTTTGCGCCCCGAAGGCGACACAGTGATGCACGCAGAGCTTGCGATCATTATCAACCTCTTTGCTACCATTTGCGCTGTCCTGCTTTCCTTCTGGCTAATCAGGCGAACGGTCCCAGGTGAAGTAGGCAAAGCCAAACCAAGCTACGAAAAGAAAGAATGGCTCAGCACGTCACAGGATATGATGCTCACGTCGGGCTTCAACTACATCCTGATTTCTGCGGACAGCCTGATGCTTGGCTTGCTGATCGACACAGATGCCGTTGGTGTTTACCGCATTGCGTCACAGGTTGCAGTTGCCATTGTGATTGCTTTAACTGCCATGAACGGCATCCTCCACCCTATTGTGGCAGATCTGTACGCCAATAACAAAAGGCAAGAATTACAACGTATCGTTTCCATTGGTGCAAATGCAGTATTTGCCATTTCAATCATTGGCGGGCTTATTTTGTATTTTTCTGCCGACTTTCTCCCTCTCTTGTTCGGGGCAGAGTATATTGAGCCAATTCCCTTGCTGCGGATCCTGATATTCGGCCAGATATTTAACGCCTGCGCCGGCCCAGCTGTATTATTGCTTAACATGACAGGTCACCAGCGAGACGCCGCCAAAATCATGGCATTTGGCGCTATCCTAAATCTGGGCCTGAACGCAGTCCTGATTACCAACATGGGCATCAAGGGCGCAGCAATCGCAACCATCATAACAACATTACTGTGGAACATCGCAGCTGCACTGGTGGTGTGGCGCCGGCTTCGAATCGTCAGCTTTGCACTGTGGTGGCCACGCAATAAAAAATCATCTTAA
- a CDS encoding sulfotransferase, with protein MADAVAPIFLFSLPRSGSTLLQRILAKHEEVDTAAEPWLLLPLFSTLRSDGIYTNYDQNAVVEAVKDFYTAIDGGKPAFLDEVRQMALNLYGRRTQKGATYFLDKTPRYHLVVSEILETFPDARFIFLWRNPLSIIASMLDTWHRGHWYLYFFKVDLFEGWARLVEAYTANQDRVLGINYEDLLKNPEDTAQKICDYLDLPFQQAMIEDFQSVDLQGDMGDPTGTKSYKSISDKPLNKWKGSLRNPIRKSWCKKYLHWLGQERLAAIGYDQAALLKELKETPTSFKRMGGDMARISYGFLYQFAELRLFQDKLKQLPNLKEIHPHL; from the coding sequence GTGGCAGACGCTGTAGCACCCATATTCTTGTTTTCGCTTCCTCGCAGTGGCTCTACCCTGCTGCAGCGCATTCTCGCCAAACATGAGGAGGTCGACACAGCAGCTGAGCCCTGGCTACTGCTCCCCTTATTCAGCACGCTCAGGAGCGACGGGATTTACACGAACTACGACCAGAATGCTGTTGTAGAAGCTGTCAAAGATTTCTACACCGCCATTGATGGCGGCAAGCCGGCGTTTCTGGATGAAGTCCGCCAGATGGCCCTCAACCTGTACGGCCGGCGCACCCAGAAAGGCGCAACCTATTTCCTCGACAAAACGCCCAGATATCACCTCGTCGTTTCCGAAATTCTGGAGACATTCCCCGATGCCCGCTTCATTTTTCTGTGGCGCAATCCGCTCTCGATTATCGCATCGATGTTAGACACCTGGCACCGCGGCCACTGGTATCTGTATTTCTTCAAAGTAGACCTTTTTGAAGGCTGGGCGAGGCTCGTGGAAGCCTATACCGCGAATCAAGACCGCGTGCTGGGTATCAATTACGAAGACCTTCTAAAAAACCCTGAAGACACCGCACAAAAGATCTGTGACTATCTAGATCTGCCATTCCAGCAAGCCATGATTGAGGACTTTCAAAGTGTTGACCTGCAGGGAGACATGGGTGATCCTACCGGGACAAAATCTTATAAGTCAATCAGCGACAAACCGCTCAACAAATGGAAAGGCTCGTTACGTAACCCCATTCGAAAATCATGGTGCAAGAAGTACTTACATTGGCTTGGTCAGGAACGGCTAGCCGCCATTGGCTACGACCAGGCAGCGTTGCTTAAAGAGCTGAAAGAAACACCGACTTCCTTTAAACGCATGGGCGGTGATATGGCACGTATTTCTTATGGATTTCTTTACCAGTTTGCAGAATTACGGCTTTTTCAGGATAAACTTAAACAGCTCCCCAACCTGAAAGAGATCCATCCACATCTTTAG
- a CDS encoding glycosyltransferase family 2 protein: MKDKSVRIAAILASYNRKELTLQCLDALFAQQSDTLDIRAYLLDDGSTDGTAEAVTEQFDNAVVITGDGSYFWNEGMRTAFATALDAGADYYLWLNDDTTLEPDALQRLVDTQQGLEQSGHPLSIIVGSVQDPETGDLTYGGMKRDSKWHPFHFKLVTPGTAPKKCDVMHGNCVLIPHEVAALAGNMDAGYSHAIGDIDYALKAGSKGASIWIAPGFVGTCSTNPVAGSWLDTSLSLRERWKQMSGPKGLPPSDWMLFSRKHAGILWPVFGSLPYIRLVLSSIKAKIRPQELHPVA; this comes from the coding sequence ATGAAAGATAAATCCGTCAGGATTGCCGCCATCCTTGCTTCATACAACCGTAAAGAACTGACCCTGCAGTGTCTGGACGCTTTGTTTGCGCAACAGTCTGATACGCTCGATATTCGGGCCTACTTACTGGATGATGGCAGTACAGATGGTACAGCCGAAGCCGTCACCGAACAGTTTGACAATGCTGTTGTCATTACGGGGGATGGTTCTTACTTCTGGAACGAGGGCATGCGGACTGCTTTTGCAACCGCACTTGATGCCGGCGCAGACTATTACCTCTGGCTCAATGACGACACAACACTGGAGCCTGATGCCCTGCAACGCCTTGTGGATACACAACAAGGCCTTGAGCAAAGTGGACACCCCCTTTCAATTATTGTGGGCTCAGTCCAGGATCCAGAGACCGGTGACCTTACTTATGGCGGGATGAAACGCGACAGCAAGTGGCATCCCTTTCATTTTAAGCTGGTCACGCCCGGCACAGCACCAAAAAAGTGTGATGTCATGCATGGCAACTGCGTTTTGATTCCGCATGAGGTAGCAGCCCTGGCCGGCAACATGGACGCCGGCTACTCGCATGCTATTGGTGACATCGATTACGCATTAAAAGCTGGTAGCAAAGGCGCATCCATCTGGATCGCACCCGGATTTGTGGGCACCTGCTCAACCAATCCTGTAGCTGGTAGTTGGCTGGATACATCCCTCTCGCTCCGTGAACGATGGAAACAAATGAGCGGACCAAAAGGCTTACCGCCTTCAGACTGGATGCTTTTCTCCAGGAAGCATGCCGGCATACTCTGGCCCGTTTTTGGCTCTCTACCCTACATACGCCTCGTTTTATCCTCGATAAAAGCTAAAATCCGCCCCCAGGAGCTACATCCCGTCGCGTAA
- a CDS encoding glycosyltransferase family 2 protein, whose translation MVYVVTPVYNRKELTERFLKCLFNQTYNDLEVVIVDDGSTDGTSDMIETLYPRVTLIKGTGDLWWSGGTNEGLLYVIEKATDDDFVLIINDDLEFESDYIEKIVNFAREHPKTLVGSTVVDIEHPDIIWDGGRMTNWFTAKDRILNVGRSLGEFKKGAYFEVSQLTGRGMLAPVSVFKDAGIYDAVRFKHRGDTEFPVRATKYGYKQVVYYDAIVKSHVDNTYEFDIKDEYHLSDIKRYFFDFRSSFWVKFRFNFALKTAKSPFQFISFFTCDMIRITVHFLKRLKLTS comes from the coding sequence ATGGTTTACGTTGTTACACCTGTATATAACAGAAAGGAACTGACTGAACGGTTTCTTAAATGTTTATTTAATCAAACCTACAACGACCTCGAAGTTGTTATAGTTGATGATGGATCAACAGACGGTACGTCTGACATGATCGAGACCCTGTATCCCCGCGTCACCCTCATCAAGGGCACCGGCGATCTGTGGTGGTCTGGCGGCACCAACGAGGGACTGCTCTATGTCATCGAAAAGGCAACCGATGATGATTTTGTATTGATCATCAACGACGACCTGGAATTCGAAAGCGACTATATCGAGAAGATTGTCAATTTTGCCAGGGAGCACCCGAAGACGCTCGTTGGCTCAACGGTTGTAGACATCGAACATCCCGACATTATCTGGGACGGCGGCCGCATGACCAACTGGTTCACTGCCAAAGATCGGATCCTGAATGTTGGCCGGTCGCTGGGTGAGTTCAAGAAAGGCGCCTACTTTGAAGTGTCTCAACTCACGGGCCGCGGTATGCTCGCACCTGTTAGTGTATTTAAAGATGCCGGCATCTACGATGCTGTTCGATTCAAGCACCGGGGTGATACAGAATTTCCTGTCCGGGCTACCAAATACGGCTATAAACAAGTGGTGTATTACGATGCCATTGTAAAGAGCCACGTAGACAATACGTATGAGTTTGATATCAAAGATGAGTATCACCTCAGCGACATCAAGCGCTACTTCTTTGATTTCAGGTCTTCTTTCTGGGTTAAGTTCAGGTTTAACTTTGCCCTAAAAACGGCAAAATCGCCGTTTCAGTTCATAAGCTTCTTTACTTGCGATATGATTCGGATTACGGTTCATTTTTTGAAGCGTCTAAAATTGACCAGTTAA
- a CDS encoding glycosyltransferase, with protein sequence MSKKQKKGRCLFIVWKGYQRRAEVLAPLFDADIKFIPHLFRGKYLRPLDYLYKLMVTVIYMIRTRPAYAIVQAPPHYAALPPLLLGTPYIIDGHNGIFQSYWHKLPLFSTIMKKSKAIIVHNPEFLALFGKTFPQKPFIVVADPLQYIESKDVSRTDNQILFVCSFDHDEPIDAIINTIERTPDYNFVITADPKKLPAQQRQRLEACDNLRLTGFLSTKEYHDTLCSSTAAIALTNMVATQQSGACEALSSNTPLIATRSTLSEKLFGDWAILVDNNADSIVAGIRTLSPTTLDLTSERKDWNNAVQSGVSKVKLEVLGESEPIPEETM encoded by the coding sequence ATGAGTAAAAAACAAAAGAAAGGACGGTGCCTTTTTATTGTATGGAAAGGGTACCAGCGCAGGGCTGAAGTATTGGCGCCCCTTTTCGACGCAGATATCAAGTTTATTCCGCACCTCTTTCGAGGGAAATACTTGCGTCCGTTGGATTACCTGTACAAACTGATGGTGACGGTCATTTATATGATCCGCACGCGGCCGGCGTATGCCATCGTACAGGCACCGCCACATTACGCCGCCCTCCCTCCTCTTCTGCTGGGAACGCCGTACATCATCGACGGCCACAATGGCATTTTTCAATCGTACTGGCACAAGCTGCCGCTCTTCTCCACAATCATGAAGAAGTCCAAGGCGATCATTGTGCACAATCCTGAATTCCTGGCCCTCTTTGGCAAGACATTTCCCCAAAAGCCGTTCATCGTTGTTGCTGACCCGTTGCAGTACATTGAATCTAAAGACGTAAGCCGGACAGATAACCAAATTCTGTTTGTCTGCTCTTTTGACCATGATGAACCAATTGATGCAATCATCAACACGATCGAACGCACGCCCGATTACAACTTTGTTATCACGGCTGATCCGAAGAAGTTGCCGGCCCAACAGCGGCAACGCCTCGAAGCCTGTGATAACTTGCGGCTCACCGGATTCCTGAGTACCAAAGAATACCATGACACGTTGTGCTCAAGCACCGCAGCTATAGCGCTGACAAACATGGTTGCCACGCAGCAGTCCGGTGCTTGCGAAGCGCTGTCATCAAATACGCCGCTCATTGCTACGCGCTCTACGCTCTCAGAAAAATTATTTGGCGATTGGGCGATTCTGGTTGACAACAACGCCGACTCAATTGTCGCCGGCATCCGCACCCTTTCCCCAACAACGCTGGATTTAACATCGGAACGTAAAGACTGGAATAACGCAGTACAATCCGGCGTCTCCAAAGTAAAGCTGGAAGTACTCGGCGAATCAGAGCCAATTCCAGAAGAAACAATGTAA
- a CDS encoding right-handed parallel beta-helix repeat-containing protein produces the protein MRSTFCLLLFMSFASTAQGQSCYLQQDCGPGMLCDGNGSCQPVRSLLDTGNNTLYWVDQAGGNDAFPGTESQPFKTIQRAVQANTIDPGDAVIIRAGTYYGQVSPGTGGTAGNRITITSFPGEEVIVSGAINLTGSWTQDGNAWRLSWPYEALWHRYEGPNDLFGEARRRDVLIADGQMLQAVYSRADVREGTFFLEGSPYNPTTMYTMLPGNKNPNSASMQTSLLNHLFNPSNNEPSCRFGNVKGFYHLIGITFRHTANDGQMGAVCAGTEGSIIENVTAEWTNGSGFLISGNNHIVRGVRAYHNGMSGIRGNICNNCVVEHSESKFNNWKGYKPFWESGGGKWLYTSNSVFRNLDFSDNEGPGLWLDMDNFDNIIENNVFDNNLGAGLFLEWTTDRTIVRNNVFTRARYAWPTFYGHGLLIHAANDNIVLHNTFMKNEGGGMRIRADDRDRAIGNRYYNNLFIANTLIDWSSDRKSSEISFEEHSGDADARSNKGEGNVFWYRGYSTHEYNTYQYRTKGSNGSNVVRSSTLADWQNKALTDYMSSTILPAEPHVVDTTDHVNGWRLAAESQVIGRGVSLPADLTPLLVDFDGDPRPVQGADVGADQYKFGEIEPPPPSGVSGDASGNGLVTALDASLILQHASGLVDLDGNTHADASGDGSVSAYDASLILQYITGFLTCLPADIACMPGKRF, from the coding sequence ATGCGATCTACTTTTTGCCTCCTGCTTTTCATGTCTTTTGCCTCCACAGCCCAAGGCCAATCCTGTTATTTGCAGCAGGATTGCGGCCCCGGTATGTTGTGTGACGGCAATGGTAGTTGTCAACCCGTTCGTTCATTGCTAGACACTGGCAACAACACGCTCTACTGGGTTGACCAGGCCGGCGGAAACGATGCGTTTCCCGGCACAGAATCACAACCTTTCAAAACCATACAACGCGCCGTACAGGCTAACACCATTGATCCCGGAGACGCGGTCATTATTCGGGCCGGTACCTACTACGGACAGGTAAGTCCTGGTACGGGTGGCACTGCCGGCAACCGGATTACCATTACCTCTTTCCCAGGGGAAGAAGTTATTGTTTCCGGTGCGATCAATCTTACGGGAAGCTGGACACAAGACGGCAACGCCTGGCGCCTGAGCTGGCCTTATGAAGCGTTATGGCACCGGTATGAAGGCCCCAACGACTTGTTTGGCGAAGCACGCCGGCGCGACGTGCTCATTGCTGACGGGCAGATGCTGCAAGCCGTGTACTCGCGGGCTGATGTACGGGAGGGCACGTTCTTTCTCGAAGGGTCACCCTATAACCCGACCACCATGTACACCATGCTGCCGGGCAACAAAAATCCGAACAGTGCTTCCATGCAAACCAGCTTGTTGAATCACCTGTTCAACCCGTCCAACAACGAGCCAAGTTGCCGGTTTGGTAATGTTAAAGGCTTTTACCATTTGATTGGTATTACCTTCAGACATACGGCAAACGATGGACAAATGGGCGCAGTTTGCGCCGGCACCGAAGGTTCAATCATTGAGAACGTGACCGCTGAATGGACCAATGGCTCTGGCTTCCTGATCTCAGGCAACAACCACATCGTCCGCGGTGTTCGGGCATACCACAACGGTATGAGTGGAATCCGTGGCAATATCTGCAACAACTGTGTGGTTGAACACTCAGAAAGCAAATTCAACAACTGGAAAGGCTACAAACCGTTCTGGGAATCAGGGGGTGGTAAATGGCTGTACACGTCGAACAGTGTATTCAGAAATCTGGACTTCTCTGACAACGAAGGCCCGGGCCTGTGGCTCGACATGGACAACTTCGATAACATTATCGAGAACAACGTCTTCGACAATAACCTCGGCGCCGGCCTGTTTCTTGAGTGGACAACGGACCGCACCATTGTTCGCAACAATGTATTTACACGCGCCCGCTATGCCTGGCCCACCTTCTATGGACACGGCTTGCTCATTCATGCAGCAAATGATAACATCGTACTGCATAACACCTTTATGAAAAATGAAGGTGGTGGTATGCGTATCCGTGCTGACGACCGGGACCGTGCCATCGGCAACAGGTATTACAACAACCTCTTTATTGCCAACACACTCATTGACTGGAGCAGCGACAGAAAGAGCAGTGAAATTTCGTTTGAAGAGCATAGTGGCGACGCTGATGCACGATCCAACAAAGGAGAAGGCAACGTATTTTGGTACCGTGGCTACTCCACACATGAGTACAATACATACCAGTACCGGACCAAAGGCTCCAATGGCAGCAACGTTGTGCGCAGCTCAACGCTTGCAGACTGGCAAAACAAAGCCTTAACCGATTATATGTCTTCGACGATACTTCCAGCTGAACCGCATGTGGTCGACACCACGGACCATGTGAACGGCTGGCGGCTGGCAGCTGAGTCGCAGGTCATCGGCAGAGGGGTTTCCCTCCCTGCTGACCTGACTCCGCTCCTGGTTGACTTTGATGGGGATCCACGCCCCGTCCAGGGTGCCGACGTAGGTGCTGATCAGTACAAGTTTGGCGAAATTGAGCCTCCGCCGCCGTCAGGCGTTTCAGGTGATGCTTCGGGCAATGGTCTTGTAACAGCGCTGGATGCTTCTCTTATCTTGCAGCACGCAAGCGGGCTGGTTGATCTGGATGGCAATACGCATGCAGATGCATCGGGTGACGGCTCGGTATCTGCATATGACGCATCGCTTATTTTACAATACATAACAGGCTTTCTCACCTGCCTGCCGGCAGATATAGCCTGTATGCCTGGCAAAAGATTTTAA
- a CDS encoding glycosyltransferase family 4 protein produces MKVLLSAYACEPHRGSEEGFGWNWSTHLAREGHEVCVLTRNWAQDKVEREMQENPIPNLRFIFVDIPARYKPAMKGIFGVYAHYFLWQKAAYRQAQQLLKTEDFDLAHHVTWGSLIGGSWLWRLEDKPFVFGPVGGGQVAPDAFKPYFPTRWRQESIRTYITKKVLPSLPSTKKMLRHTALLLATNSDTLHIAEQMGAKKAELFLDTGLPDHYFADTAKDGFTDNRMNILWVGRLLERKAIKLSLQVLAKLNFPFRMTILGDGPEDVYVNDWIREMGLADRVEWKGRVPWDEVQRAYEQNEVFLFTSLRDSFGSQLLEAMSNGLAIVTLDHQGAHDFVPDGAGIRVPVSTPGATINRLAEALTHIHENPEKLPLMSKTGLDFARQNNWTVKAAEMTKMYQSVVKNLPAKALH; encoded by the coding sequence ATGAAGGTACTGCTATCCGCATATGCTTGTGAACCGCACCGGGGGTCTGAAGAAGGCTTCGGATGGAACTGGTCCACACATTTGGCGCGAGAAGGACATGAGGTGTGCGTGCTTACCAGGAACTGGGCACAAGATAAAGTTGAGCGGGAAATGCAGGAAAACCCTATCCCTAATCTACGCTTTATTTTTGTTGATATTCCGGCCCGATACAAGCCGGCCATGAAAGGCATTTTCGGCGTATACGCCCATTACTTTTTATGGCAAAAAGCAGCATATCGGCAAGCGCAGCAGTTGCTTAAAACAGAAGACTTTGACCTGGCGCACCATGTAACCTGGGGCAGCCTCATTGGCGGCTCATGGCTGTGGCGCCTCGAAGACAAACCTTTTGTTTTTGGTCCGGTTGGCGGCGGACAGGTTGCACCCGACGCATTCAAGCCGTACTTCCCTACCCGGTGGCGCCAAGAGTCAATTCGGACCTATATCACAAAAAAGGTACTGCCTTCTTTGCCCTCAACGAAGAAAATGCTCCGGCATACTGCGCTCCTGCTTGCAACCAATAGCGATACCCTGCACATTGCAGAACAAATGGGTGCAAAAAAAGCCGAGCTCTTTCTGGATACTGGATTACCAGACCATTACTTTGCGGACACTGCAAAAGATGGTTTCACAGACAATCGGATGAACATTTTGTGGGTCGGCCGGTTGCTAGAAAGGAAAGCCATCAAGTTGTCACTGCAAGTATTGGCTAAATTGAATTTCCCTTTCCGGATGACCATTCTGGGTGACGGTCCGGAAGATGTATATGTTAATGATTGGATCAGGGAAATGGGGCTTGCGGACCGCGTTGAATGGAAAGGACGCGTTCCCTGGGATGAAGTACAGCGCGCATACGAGCAAAACGAAGTCTTCCTGTTCACTAGCCTGCGCGACTCTTTTGGATCACAGTTGCTCGAAGCAATGAGTAATGGCCTGGCCATCGTTACGCTGGATCACCAGGGTGCACACGATTTTGTACCCGATGGCGCCGGCATCCGCGTACCTGTCTCAACACCCGGGGCAACAATCAACAGATTGGCTGAAGCCCTAACCCATATTCATGAAAATCCGGAAAAGCTCCCGCTAATGAGCAAAACAGGGCTGGATTTTGCGCGACAGAACAATTGGACTGTCAAAGCTGCAGAAATGACAAAAATGTACCAGTCGGTAGTGAAGAATTTGCCGGCAAAAGCACTGCATTAA
- a CDS encoding WecB/TagA/CpsF family glycosyltransferase codes for MHVDVTSYPDAAGRVVNWASNGQSRYVCAANVHMVMESHDDMDFQKVVNGADLVTPDGVPLVWALKFLGVSEATRVYGPDLTLHVCKQAAEENIPIGLYGGTPESLEAFVQFLEANYPGIQINCKIAPPFRPLTPEEDVQYTQQINESGVRILFVGIGCPKQEKWMAEHKDKLSAVMLGVGAAFDFHTGRVKQAPSWMQRVGLEWLFRLLMEPRRLWKRYFKHNPRFVFLFIRQMIFAKAPG; via the coding sequence ATGCACGTCGATGTGACCAGCTACCCAGATGCTGCTGGCAGGGTGGTGAATTGGGCATCAAATGGACAATCTCGATATGTCTGCGCGGCAAACGTGCACATGGTAATGGAAAGCCATGATGATATGGACTTCCAGAAAGTGGTCAACGGAGCTGACCTTGTAACCCCTGACGGTGTTCCGCTCGTCTGGGCTTTGAAATTTCTAGGCGTTTCTGAAGCCACGCGTGTATACGGTCCGGATCTTACCCTCCACGTGTGCAAACAGGCTGCTGAAGAAAATATCCCTATTGGTTTGTACGGCGGTACACCGGAAAGCCTCGAGGCTTTTGTCCAGTTCCTCGAAGCCAATTATCCGGGTATCCAGATAAATTGTAAAATTGCACCTCCCTTTCGCCCGCTTACGCCGGAGGAAGACGTGCAATACACACAACAGATCAATGAATCGGGTGTCCGCATTTTATTTGTGGGGATTGGATGCCCAAAGCAAGAAAAATGGATGGCAGAGCATAAAGATAAGCTCTCTGCCGTAATGCTTGGTGTAGGTGCAGCGTTCGACTTTCATACGGGTCGTGTAAAGCAAGCACCTTCATGGATGCAACGTGTCGGACTTGAATGGCTGTTCAGATTACTGATGGAGCCCCGACGGTTGTGGAAACGGTACTTCAAGCACAATCCGCGATTTGTATTTCTTTTTATCAGACAAATGATTTTTGCCAAGGCACCAGGCTGA